From the genome of Biomphalaria glabrata chromosome 1, xgBioGlab47.1, whole genome shotgun sequence, one region includes:
- the LOC106073710 gene encoding DET1- and DDB1-associated protein 1-like, whose product MGDFLKGLPSYNESNFTRFHSDSSHRYNKPTVYISTKDYPSEQVITTEKTNILLRYLHQQWDKKHVSQSGGKKRDSQRANLSELSEGSSSSKVARVNSTDSS is encoded by the exons ATG GGTGATTTTTTAAAGGGTCTCCCATCTTATAATGAAAGCAACTTCACCAGATTCCATTCTGACTCTAGTCACAGAtataat AAACCAACTGTGTATATATCAACAAAAGATTACCCATCAGAACAAG taataaCAACAGAGAAGACCAACATATTGTTAAGATATCTACATCAGCAATGGGATAAAAAG CATGTTTCTCAAAGCGGAGGCAAGAAACGAGACAGCCAGCGTGCTAATTTGTCTGAATTAAGTGAAGGAAGCTCATCATCCAAAGTTGCCCGAGTCAACTCCACAGACAGCAGCTAA